Proteins co-encoded in one Conger conger chromosome 4, fConCon1.1, whole genome shotgun sequence genomic window:
- the nanog gene encoding homeobox protein NANOG isoform X2: MADWKLPVSYNYNPSYHAYAYGLMYPQGPEQNHQNLGWAEAYNHQGVSGGYYTPPPQQQHQSPHRNLEDGHATSAHFPGSVLYFADSHTQNGRLFLSHNRAQTSQRSTEIEQASSDTPSDSEAHTPDSWSSGSSRELAPQAPTSSWREGEEEDVESGSPDSSGHVSSTLTIKEEEPLRVGVEREEQPPLPMTTPQSVPAPPRKAKARTAFSEDQMTALTHRFSVQRYLTPVEMKTLAGLTGLTYKQVKTWFQNRRMKLKRHQKDTSWVSERYSDPTYRNIPSHTPMDTSALAQEHYANPQFREAVFKKSPPQTPTYYQNYPRPQSPHQPATRAHGGWNLPPATHFEFNSNNYNNANNSINSDDGTAVDAIESPTRMVMVQGAAQWST; the protein is encoded by the exons ATGGCAGACTGGAAACTGCCAGTTAGTTACAACTACAACCCGTCCTATCACGCATACGCCTATGGGCTTATGTATCCACAGGGGCCTGAGCAAAATCACCAAAATTTAGGATGGGCAGAGGCCTACAACCACCAAGGAGTCAGCGGAGGGTACTATACGCCGCCGCCACAGCAGCAACACCAATCCCCACATCGGAACTTAGAGGACGGCCATGCTACAAGCGCACACTTTCCAGGTTCCGTTTTGTATTTCGCGGACTCCCACACACAGAACGGCCGTCTTTTCCTTTCTCACAACCGAGCCCAAACTAGTCAACGGTCGACGGAGATCGAGCAGGCAAGCAGCGACACCCCAAGCGACTCGGAGGCTCACACACCAG ATTCATGGAGTTCGGGAAGTAGCAGAGAGTTAGCCCCACAGGCCCCGACTTCCTcctggagagaaggggaggaagaggatgtgGAGAGCGGGAGCCCGGACAGCAGCGGGCATGTTTCCAGCACCCTGACGATAAAGGAAGAGGAGCCTCTTCGTGTGGGCGTTGAACGAGAAGAGCAGCCTCCTCTGCCCATGACGACCCCCCAGAGTGTTCCAGCACCACCGCGAAAGGCTAAGGCTCGCACCGCGTTCTCAGAGGACCAAATGACCGCTCTAACCCACCGCTTCAGCGTCCAGCGCTACCTCACCCCTGTGGAGATGAAGACGCTCGCAGGTCTGACTGGCCTCACTTACAAACAG GTGAAGACCTGGTTCCAAAACCGTAGGATGAAGCTGAAGAGACACCAGAAGGACACCAGCTGGGTTTCAGAGCGGTACTCTGACCCTACATATCGAAACATTCCGTCCCACACTCCG atGGACACTTCAGCACTGGCCCAGGAACATTACGCCAACCCACAGTTCAGAGAGGCTGTTTTCAAGAAGAGCCCTCCTCAAACTCCGACGTACTATCAGAACTACCCACGGCCACAGTCGCCTCACCAGCCCGCAACGCGGGCACACGGCGGTTGGAACCTGCCTCCCGCCACCCACTTCGAGTTTAACTCGAACAATTACAACAACGCCAACAACAGCATCAACAGCGATGATGGAACGGCTGTGGATGCAATTGAAAGTCCAACGCGTATGGTCATGGTGCAGGGTGCCGCCCAGTGGTCAACGTAG
- the nanog gene encoding homeobox protein NANOG isoform X1 → MADWKLPVSYNYNPSYHAYAYGLMYPQGPEQNHQNLGWAEAYNHQGVSGGYYTPPPQQQHQSPHRNLEDGHATSAHFPGSVLYFADSHTQNGRLFLSHNRAQTSQRSTEIEQASSDTPSDSEAHTPDSWSSGSSRELAPQAPTSSWREGEEEDVESGSPDSSGHVSSTLTIKEEEPLRVGVEREEQPPLPMTTPQSVPAPPRKAKARTAFSEDQMTALTHRFSVQRYLTPVEMKTLAGLTGLTYKQVKTWFQNRRMKLKRHQKDTSWVSERYSDPTYRNIPSHTPFQMDTSALAQEHYANPQFREAVFKKSPPQTPTYYQNYPRPQSPHQPATRAHGGWNLPPATHFEFNSNNYNNANNSINSDDGTAVDAIESPTRMVMVQGAAQWST, encoded by the exons ATGGCAGACTGGAAACTGCCAGTTAGTTACAACTACAACCCGTCCTATCACGCATACGCCTATGGGCTTATGTATCCACAGGGGCCTGAGCAAAATCACCAAAATTTAGGATGGGCAGAGGCCTACAACCACCAAGGAGTCAGCGGAGGGTACTATACGCCGCCGCCACAGCAGCAACACCAATCCCCACATCGGAACTTAGAGGACGGCCATGCTACAAGCGCACACTTTCCAGGTTCCGTTTTGTATTTCGCGGACTCCCACACACAGAACGGCCGTCTTTTCCTTTCTCACAACCGAGCCCAAACTAGTCAACGGTCGACGGAGATCGAGCAGGCAAGCAGCGACACCCCAAGCGACTCGGAGGCTCACACACCAG ATTCATGGAGTTCGGGAAGTAGCAGAGAGTTAGCCCCACAGGCCCCGACTTCCTcctggagagaaggggaggaagaggatgtgGAGAGCGGGAGCCCGGACAGCAGCGGGCATGTTTCCAGCACCCTGACGATAAAGGAAGAGGAGCCTCTTCGTGTGGGCGTTGAACGAGAAGAGCAGCCTCCTCTGCCCATGACGACCCCCCAGAGTGTTCCAGCACCACCGCGAAAGGCTAAGGCTCGCACCGCGTTCTCAGAGGACCAAATGACCGCTCTAACCCACCGCTTCAGCGTCCAGCGCTACCTCACCCCTGTGGAGATGAAGACGCTCGCAGGTCTGACTGGCCTCACTTACAAACAG GTGAAGACCTGGTTCCAAAACCGTAGGATGAAGCTGAAGAGACACCAGAAGGACACCAGCTGGGTTTCAGAGCGGTACTCTGACCCTACATATCGAAACATTCCGTCCCACACTCCG tttcagatGGACACTTCAGCACTGGCCCAGGAACATTACGCCAACCCACAGTTCAGAGAGGCTGTTTTCAAGAAGAGCCCTCCTCAAACTCCGACGTACTATCAGAACTACCCACGGCCACAGTCGCCTCACCAGCCCGCAACGCGGGCACACGGCGGTTGGAACCTGCCTCCCGCCACCCACTTCGAGTTTAACTCGAACAATTACAACAACGCCAACAACAGCATCAACAGCGATGATGGAACGGCTGTGGATGCAATTGAAAGTCCAACGCGTATGGTCATGGTGCAGGGTGCCGCCCAGTGGTCAACGTAG
- the LOC133125751 gene encoding transmembrane 9 superfamily member 1-like, whose product MTTRSALPTLLPAGGGLGVSVLALFLLPQIGWAVSYKSGDPVTLYVNKVGPYHNPQETYHYYTLPVCRPKEVRHKALSLGEVLDGDRMAESLYEIRFKENTERKTVCQLTLSEKEVEQLREAVEELYYFEFVLDDIPIWGFVGYMEESGFLPHSHKVGLWTHLDFNIEYNGDSVIFANVSVKDVKPVPLDGGGGVLPGAGPGAGLAVTHSYSVRWFESPLPHGRRAERLRDYSFFPKTLEIHWLSIINSLVLVVLLLGFVIIILMRVLKNDFARYNVEEDGGCDDLDQGDNGWKIIHTDVFRFPPYKSLLCAVLGVGAQFLTLATGIIVMALLGMFNVHRHGAINSAAIVLYALTSCVSGYCSCRFYTQIHGQRWVWNIILTSTLFSAPLFLTWSVVNSVHWWSGSTQALPATTVLLLLGAWVLVGFPLTVIGGIMGKNRAGNFQAPCRTRNIPRQIPPQPWYKHTAVHMAIGGFLPFSAISVELYYIFATVWGREHYTLYGILLCVFAILLSVGACISVALTYFLLSGEDYRWWWRSVLSTGSTGIFIFVYSIFYYRNRSSMSGLVQSAEFFGYSLLTAFVFSLMLGAVSFCASLAFIRYIYRSLKMD is encoded by the exons ATGACAACAAGGTCGGCACTTCCCACTCTGCTGCCTGctggtgggggtttgggagTGAGCGTACTGGCCCTGTTTCTCCTGCCCCAGATAGGATGGGCAGTGAGCTACAAGTCTGGAGATCCTGTGACCCTGTATGTAAACAAAGTCGGTCCCTACCATAACCCACAGGAGACCTATCACTACTACACTTTACCTGTCTGCAGGCCCAAAGAG GTACGGCACAAGGCCCTAAGCCTCGGTGAAGTTCTTGATGGTGACAGGATGGCAGAGTCTTTGTACGAGATCCGCTTCAAggagaacacagagagaaagactgtGTGTCAGCTCACCCTGAGTGAGAAAGAG GTGGAGCAGCTGCGTGAAGCTGTGGAGGAACTGTACTATTTCGAGTTTGTCCTCGATGACATCCCCATCTGGGGCTTCGTGGGCTACATGGAGGAGAGTGGCTTCCTGCCACACAGCCACAAG GTGGGGCTGTGGACGCACCTGGATTTCAACATCGAATACAACGGGGACTCGGTGATCTTCGCCAACGTGTCGGTGAAGGACGTGAAGCCGGTGCCTCtggacgggggcgggggggtgttgccgggggcggggccgggtgCGGGGCTGGCGGTGACCCACTCCTACAGCGTGCGCTGGTTCGAGAGCCCCCTGCCCCACGGGAGGCGGGCGGAGAGGCTGCGGGACTACTCCTTCTTCCCCAAAACCCTGGAGATCCACTGGCTCTCCATCATCAACTCCCTGGTGCTCGTGGTCCTCCTGCTGGGCttcgtcatcatcatcctcatgaGGGTGCTGAAGAACGACTTCGccag GTACAATGTGGAGGAGGACGGGGGGTGCGATGATCTGGACCAAGGGGACAACGGCTGGAAGATCATCCACACCGATGTTTTTCGCTTCCCGCCATACAAGAGCCTGCTGTGCGCTGTGCTGGGGGTCGGAGCTCAGTTTCTCACTTTAGCCACGG GAATCATCGTCATGGCGCTGCTGGGGATGTTTAACGTGCATCGACACGGCGCCATCAACTCCGCGGCCATCGTGCTGTACGCGCTGACCAGCTGCGTGTCTGGTTACTGCTCCTGCCGGTTCTACACGCAGATCCACGGTCAACGCTGGGTCTGGAACATCATCCTCACGTCAACCCTCTTCTCAG CCCCGCTGTTCCTGACCTGGAGCGTGGTGAACTCTGTTCACTGGTGGAGCGGCTCGACTCAGGCCCTGCCGGCTACCACCGTGCTCCTGCTCCTCGGGGCGTGGGTGCTGGTGGGCTTCCCCCTCACCGTCATCGGGGGCATCATGGGCAAGAACCGGGCCGGAAACTTCCAGGCGCCCTGCCGCACCCGCAACATCCCCCGGCAGATCCCCCCTCAGCCCTGGTACAAGCACACGGCCGTGCACATGGCCATCGGGGGCTTCCTGCCCTTCAG CGCCATCTCCGTGGAGCTGTACTACATCTTCGCCACGGTGTGGGGCCGGGAGCACTACACCCTGTACGGCATCCTGCTGTGCGTCTTCGCCATCCTGCTGTCGGTGGGCGCCTGCATCTCAGTGGCGCTGACGTACTTCCTGTTGTCGGGGGAGGACTACCGCTGGTGGTGGCGCAGTGTCCTGAGCACAGGCTCCACCGGCATCTTCATCTTCGTCTACTCCATCTTCTACTACCGCAACCGCTCCAGCATGAGCGGCCTGGTGCAGAGCGCCGAGTTCTTCGGGTACTCGCTGCTCACCGCCTTCGTCTTCTCCCTCATGCTGGGCGCCGTGTCCTTCTGCGCCTCGCTGGCCTTCATACGCTACATCTACCGCAGCCTGAAGAtggactga
- the lrrc15 gene encoding leucine-rich repeat-containing protein 15 produces MDLAVCIYMLLSVFTVDIAFGDCPDGCKCSDSKVLCQNISEFPRFISLAPSNLYIANANISSLNPSDFEGFAEALSMFAVKDSAMVEVLPSTFDKMLNLVALGLSGTKLQSLPDALFQNLGNVRSLTLSKNKIVVLTPNLFSALRNLQYLDLSRNLLASVPGEAFNQLMNVQTINLAMNNIAELSGEVFRGLGELKFLRLTGNAIREIPAGCFNDLVNLEEVSLQDNQIEHLPGHLFSSQQKLKKLYLSNNRISLLPQGIFLNLPNLAQISLFENHLSSLSSGVFGPMALQELWLYDNRLTHLEDGVFSNLTNLRLLVLSRNQIGSVSAGAFRGLVELGEVSLHTNLLASLEEGTFNGLPKLANISLEHNLIRSLPGNLFHGLPPLWEVDLHNNSLQSLSQEVLDSLDTVKNVKLAMNPWRCNLDILPLRDWMKGHPSKVQNASQLTCPSRDSLTHTKLTDLSDEDATAWVPPPSTASVSSGNSVPPTEMWRRPHTRPPKKSTPIAPAATTPPPGQDNSNADGDGEGLSQDAKIIIIVLVCIAIIATVIICWVCCRRRRRAGRDLRRQAGKNSAI; encoded by the coding sequence ATGGATCTGGCCGTGTGCATCTACATGCTCCTTAGTGTGTTCACTGTAGACATTGCCTTTGGAGACTGCCCAGATGGATGCAAGTGCTCGGACAGCAAGGTCCTGTGCCAAAACATCTCGGAGTTTCCGAGATTCATATCCTTGGCCCCCAGCAACCTTTACATTGCCAATGCCAACATCTCCTCCTTAAACCCCAGCGATTTTGAGGGCTTTGCCGAGGCCCTCTCGATGTTTGCGGTAAAGGATTCTGCAATGGTGGAGGTGCTGCCCAGCACTTTCGATAAAATGCTAAACTTAGTAGCCCTAGGCTTGTCAGGAACCAAGTTGCAAAGTCTCCCTGATGCGCTTTTCCAGAATCTAGGAAATGTCAGATCACTTACattgagcaaaaacaaaatagttGTTTTGACCCCCAACCTATTTTCAGCTCTCAGGAATTTACAGTATCTGGACCTGAGCAGGAACCTTCTCGCCTCTGTTCCTGGGGAGGCATTCAACCAGCTCATGAATGTGCAGACCATTAACCTGGCCATGAACAACATCGCTGAACTTTCAGGGGAGGTCTTCCGAGGACTGGGCGAGCTGAAGTTCCTGAGACTCACCGGGAACGCCATCAGAGAGATCCCAGCTGGCTGCTTCAATGACCTGGTGAACCTGGAGGAGGTTTCCCTGCAGGACAACCAGATCGAGCATCTTCCCGGCCACTTATTTTCATCGCAGCAGAAACTGAAGAAGCTGTATCTCTCCAACAATCGCATATCCCTACTGCCCCAGGGTATCTTCCTCAACCTGCCCAACCTCGCCCAGATATCCCTCTTTGAGAACCACCTCAGCAGCCTGTCTTCTGGGGTTTTCGGCCCCATGGCCCTCCAGGAACTCTGGCTGTATGACAACCGGTTGACGCACCTGGAGGACGGCGTGTTCAGCAACCTGACTAATCTGCGGCTCCTGGTTCTGAGCCGTAACCAGATTGGCTCTGTCTCGGCTGGGGCCTTCAGGGGCCTTGTAGAGCTGGGAGAGGTGTCCCTGCACACCAACCTGCTGGCCAGCTTGGAGGAGGGAACATTTAACGGTCTCCCCAAGCTGGCAAACATCTCCCTGGAACACAATCTCATCCGGTCCCTGCCTGGAAATCTGTTCCATGGTTTGCCTCCGCTCTGGGAAGTGGACCTCCACAACAACTCCCTGCAGAGCCTGTCCCAGGAGGTTCTGGACTCGCTGGATACGGTGAAGAACGTAAAATTAGCCATGAACCCCTGGAGGTGCAACCTGGACATCCTGCCACTACGAGACTGGATGAAGGGCCATCCATCCAAAGTGCAGAACGCCAGCCAACTGACGTGCCCCTCTCGCGATTCACTGACCCATACCAAACTCACAGACCTGTCAGATGAGGACGCAACGGCCTGGGTGCCGCCCCCGTCGACCGCCTCCGTTTCCTCAGGTAACTCCGTCCCCCCGACAGAGATGTGGAGGAGACCTCACACCCGGCCCCCGAAGAAAAGCACCCCCATAGCCCCTGCCGCCACCACTCCCCCGCCAGGGCAGGACAACAGTAACGCCGATGGCGATGGCGAGGGCCTTTCCCAGGACGCtaaaatcatcatcatcgtcttGGTCTGTATCGCCATCATCGCCACCGTCATCATCTGCTGGgtctgctgcaggaggaggcGGCGGGCCGGCCGCGACTTGCGTCGACAGGCTGGGAAGAACTCCGCCATTTAG